A window of Macrotis lagotis isolate mMagLag1 chromosome X, bilby.v1.9.chrom.fasta, whole genome shotgun sequence contains these coding sequences:
- the LOC141497603 gene encoding uncharacterized protein LOC141497603 translates to MGSLSLSPSRLWLLPLLTLLLLLLLPPPARGGETPPENPQRSPQLEAILRHLGLSSPPVVQRPPLDVFQAQKLQHRNKESAVQLRAKRNHQPATTLVQNSIPPTRQVLIPLTKELFLEPSDGLFYLNLSREALLEKTPTERRVNHALLIVLNDQPQAKSLRQDLTGAVLPWLESNGPPKLLVRLSSCTSKHLSKEPQPLRAYLQMTYLDMPLRDRRRVRQLGPIRVRE, encoded by the exons ATGGGGAGTCTCTCCCTAAGCCCTAGTCGGCTGTGGCTGCTGCCACTGCTGacgctactgctgctgctgctgctgccgcctcCAGCCCGAGGAGGTGAGACACCGCCGGAGAACCCCCAGCGTAGCCCGCAGCTGGAGGCCATCCTGAGACACCTGGGGCTGTCCTCACCCCCTGTAGTGCAACGGCCGCCTCTCGACGTCTTCCAGGCCCAGAAGCTGCAGCATCGCAACAAGGAGTCAGCGGTCCAGCTGAGAGCCAAAAGGAACCACCAGCCCGCCACAACTTTGGTCCAGAATTCGATTCCCCCGACCCGCCAGGTCCTGATCCCGCTGACCAAAG AGCTGTTCCTGGAGCCCTCCGACGGGCTCTTCTACCTGAATCTCTCCCGGGAGGCCCTGCTGGAGAAGACTCCGACTGAGAGGCGCGTAAATCACGCCCTACTGATCGTATTGAATGATCAGCCCCAGGCCAAGTCCCTGAGACAAGACCTAACCGGCGCGGTGCTGCCCTGGCTCGAGTCCAACGGACCTCCAAAGCTCCTGGTGCGGCTGTCGTCCTGCACGTCTAAGCATCTGTCCAAAGAGCCCCAGCCCCTGCGCGCCTACCTGCAGATGACCTACCTGGATATGCCCCTCAGGGATCGCCGAAGGGTGCGACAGCTGGGTCCAATCCGCGTCCGAGAATAG
- the GDF15 gene encoding growth/differentiation factor 15 — MGSLSLSPRRLRLLPLLTLLLPPLLLLPPPARGAVPPRQGHERSAQLEAIRSVILGRLGLSAPPDVRPQPLNISELQKLQRRYDEALVQLRSKWDQPAPDSDRSSGPKTYKIRMVMSQQLVLDPSDGFFYLKLAREALVPGTPETTQVERATLFISRGRVRGSRGKPLRVDVTRPLRAWLQPGGAPALRERMPPRVSAELLRGPQRRRAYLEVKVRQPPVRERRRAREPGPAGDCEEAGADRCCPRPQSVAFDEIGWGDWVLAPRQFEMRFCEGSCPHNYRPASMHSQLKARLHRVAPALVGPPCCVPSSYEPIVLMHYGSDGQVALTTFEDLVPTACHCA; from the exons ATGGGGAGTCTCTCCCTGAGCCCTAGGCGGCTGCGGCTGCTGCCACTGCTGACGCTGCTGCtgccgccgctgctgctgctgccgcctcCAGCCAGGGGAGCTGTGCCGCCGCGGCAGGGCCACGAGCGTAGCGCGCAGCTAGAAGCCATCCGCAGCGTCATCCTAGGACGGCTCGGGCTATCCGCGCCCCCCGACGTGCGCCCGCAGCCTCTCAACATCTCCGAGCTCCAGAAGCTGCAGCGCCGCTACGACGAGGCACTGGTCCAGCTGAGGAGCAAATGGGACCAGCCGGCGCCAGACTCGGACCGTAGTTCGGGTCCCAAGACTTACAAGATCCGCATGGTGATGTCCCAAC AGCTGGTCCTGGACCCTTCCGACGGGTTCTTCTACCTGAAGCTCGCCCGGGAGGCTCTGGTGCCGGGGACGCCGGAGACGACGCAGGTGGAGAGGGCGACGCTTTTCATCTCTCGGGGCCGGGTCAGGGGCTCGCGTGGAAAGCCCCTGCGGGTCGACGTGACGCGGCCGCTGCGGGCCTGGCTCCAGCCAGGCGGGGCCCCGGCGCTCCGCGAGCGGATGCCCCCCCGGGTGTCGGCGGAGCTGCTCCGGGGGCCGCAGAGGAGGAGGGCCTACCTGGAGGTGAAGGTCCGGCAGCCGCCGGTCAGGGAGCGCCGCAGGGCGCGAGAGCCCGGGCCGGCCGGGGACTGCGAAGAGGCCGGCGCCGACCGCTGCTGCCCCCGGCCGCAGAGCGTGGCCTTCGACGAGATTGGCTGGGGCGACTGGGTGCTGGCCCCGCGCCAGTTCGAGATGCGCTTCTGCGAGGGCTCCTGCCCGCACAACTACCGGCCGGCCAGCATGCACTCGCAGCTCAAGGCGCGCCTGCACCGGGTGGCCCCCGCCCTCGTGGGCCCACCCTGCTGCGTGCCCTCCAGCTACGAGCCCATAGTGCTCATGCACTACGGCAGTGACGGGCAGGTGGCGCTCACCACCTTTGAAGACCTGGTCCCCACGGCCTGCCACTGCGCCTGA